GGGATGCGCTGGAGTCGAGCTGGGCTAGAACGCCTGGCCCCAATTCGAGCTGCTATCCTCAGCAAACGTTTCCATGAAGTGTGGACAGCCGTTTACAACTCGCCCCTAAACTGAAATGCACCCGATCCTAATGGTTTTTGAAAACCCTTAGGGTTTGCAACCAAATACTCATACCTGCTGCGCTTCTTCCGCATGCCTTCTACGCAATCGCTCTTCCTGGCGGCGTTTTCCTTCCATCATCCACCGCTCTTCCTCAGAGGTTTCGGCAATCAGCGGTGGCACTTCCACCGGTTGTCCGTTCTCATCCAGTGCCACGTAAACCAGATAGGCAGAGTTCGTGTGGGTGATCTGACCAGTCAACACATCTTCCGCCTCTACACGCACGCCCACTTCCATAGACGTCCTTCCGACATAGTTTAGCGAAGCCTTGACCGTCACCAGGTTGCCCACATAGATAGGCGAATAAAAGGACATCGAGTCAATTGCCACTGTAACCACCGGCCGCCCTACGTGCCTGGCCGCGGCGATGCCAGCCACTTCATCCACTAGGCGCATGATGACTCCACCATGCACATTGCCCACTGGGTTGGCATCGGTCAGTTGCATCAGGTGGCTGATCACAGTCTGCGAATCGCGCATTCTCTTGGGTGGCAAGGGCATAGGACTTCCTCCATCTACATAGTTACTGGCGGTCATTGTACGGCTTCTATGGCGCGATACCAAATGCGCTCTGCTGCGCAGCCGCACTCAGGAAAACAAAGGGGGCTGGTTCCCCAGCCCTCCTTTATCGCTACGCAGGCATCCGGAGCATGCCTTGCCTCTTCATTCAATAGCAGCAGGATGGTGTCAGGGGATCAAGTGTGCTTCCTTCATCACCTCAGGCAGGTACAAGGCGAATCCCCACTTCGCATTCTTCATATTCAGCGGTATATACAGGACAAATTGAACTCGGCGTGCTCCAAACACAGTCGGGATTGTGGCTCCCTCGCCCAGCACCACCGTGATTGGATCCTCTGTAGTGGGTTCGTAGCCGGCTGGCGGTGTCATCTGCACAATATACGTGCCCGGCGTCAGATCTCTCAGCACACATTGTCCATCCGCCCCTGTGATGCAGCTAACACAGCTAGTAGTGGGCTGCAGAAGCACCGCTGTCTCTCCGTACCTGTTCCTCCGTGACAACGCCGCTCTGCACGCTTCGATCAGTGCACCTTGCAAGGGCGGCTCGCCTTCATCCCATACTCCATCACCATCCCGATCATCCCAGACGGTAGCGACAATGAAACCTGGCACAGGCGTCGCTGTCGGCATAGGCGTCAAGGTCTCTGTGGGAATCGGCGTGGGCGTCCATGTCTCCGTTGGCGTTGGCGTGGATGTCGGCGTCAGTGTCTCGGTTGGCGTAGGCGTTTCGCTAGGCGTTGGAGTCGGCGTCGGTGTGTCCGTAGGCACAGGAGTCGGCGTCGGCGTGTCCGTAGGCACAGGAGTCTGCGTCGGCGTGTCCGTAGGCACAGGTGTCTGCGTCGGCGTGTCCGTAGGCACGGGCGTCTTCGTCGGCGTGTCCGTCGGCACAGGCGTTTGCGTCGGTGTATCCGTTGGCGTGCTCGTCGGCGTAGGCGTCGGCGTATCGGTCAGTGTGTTGGTCGGCGTCTGCGTTGGCGTGTCCGTAGGCACAGGTGTCTGCGTCGGCGTGTCTGTCGGGCCAATCACGGTGATGCTGCCATCCATGGTCGCCGACCAGAGAGAAAAGCTATCCCGAGTGGAGCCCTTGGCGTAGCAAAAATGCAGTGCAGTGGTTCCAGGCGCGAGACCCTGGAAGGTGAGCGAGGCCAGCCTGCCGGTGCCGGTGAATGGCTTGGCTGGGTATAGGTTCGTCACGGAATACCAGTACCACTTGTGGGTGGAGATAGAACACGTGCAGAGGCTGGAGTTCGGATTGTATACCCCATTGCGTAGAACCGTGTTGTTGAATTCATCCAGCACTTCCCAGAGCAAAGTAGCCATGTTCAACGGAATACTGACGATGGTGCTATCGAAGCAGAAACGAAAAACCATGCCATAAATGTTCTCAACATTGCTAAGCAACACGTACATGGTTACCGTGCCACCCACAGGGATGGTTGCTGAGGACGGAGAGAAGGAAAGGATGCCCGGCTTTGGCGTAGATGTTGGCGTCGGCGTCTCGTCACCCAACAGGCTCACATGGGGAGCTTTCCCCTTAGAGCAGCAGGCAGTAGCAGCAACGTACCCCGCCCCAGGCTCAGGCGCGGTCGCACTGGGACTGGCGAGCCAAAGCGACCCAGCCAAGAGCGCGAGACACAGCAGAAGAGCAACCACATGCTGCTCACGAGATGACATTGCTGTCCAATAGTGACGCTTTGTGTTCTTCATTATCGCTTCTCCGTTCCTCTCGCCATGTTTGAACGCTCAAAAGAGCCGCAGGACAAGCGGCAACCACAGCAGATAGCGTTCCGGCACGCGCACCTCCACACTGCCGTCCACCGTGACCGGATACATACTTACTCCAGTGCGTGTGGAGCCTTTGGCATAGGTAAAGTGCAGTGCCGTAGTGCCATCGGCCAGCCCAGAGAAGGTGATGGAGGCGACACGCCCCGTCCCAGTGAAAGGTTCGGCTGGATTGATATTGGTCACGGCATACCAGACCTGCCCATCAGCGGCAGTGTTCTTGATAATGAAGTGGTTGATTGGGTCAAAGACCTTCCACATAGGCGTCACGGCACCAGCAGGGACCTGCACGAGAGCAGGGTCATAGCTGAGGCGAAAGTCAATGCCATAATAGTTGCCCACATCTTCCCGCCAGATATCCACAGTGACGCTACCGCCAACGGGCACGGACGTCGGAGCAGGAAGCACACGGATTACACTCGGCAGGTCCAGTGCTTGCACCGGCTCAGCTCGGGAATGGGTTGAATGGGTTGGGAGCACAAACCACCATCCTGCTCCCAGTGCAAACAAGAGGATAACGAGCGGAACTACCCACGTCACCCTATTGCTCATGCGTCACTTGTTTGCCACTTCGAAGCATCATCTCAATGATCTCCTAGGCGCTGAGCTTCCCCTATGACCAGGGCAATTGGCTAGTCTTGGTGTAGTTGCCGCCCATGAGCACCAAGTCCAGGATGTCCACTTCATTGTCGTTGTTGATGTCTGCGCGCGGATCACTAGGCAGTGAGGTGCCGGAACACCCCGCCGATGATTGCAGCATCGCTGATGTCCACGATGTCATCGTCATTGGCGTCGCCGTCCAGCACCTTGACCTATATACTATACAAGGACATGTCATCTAAGGCAAATACAACTCGCGCATTCTTGACTTTTACCCTCAAGCATAGTATCCTACATAGCACAGGAGGGCCCATGAATCAGGCACAGGCTACCGCTCAAAAAGTAGTGGACAACGTAGAGAAGGTCATTGTCGGCAAGCACGAGGTCATCGAGTTGACTGTGATTTGCTTGCTGTGCCAGGGGCACTTGCTCATCGAGGATGTGCCCGGCGTGGGCAAGACCATGCTGGCTAAGGCCATCGCCAAGTCCATCGGTTGCACCTTTAAGCGCATTCAGTTCACACCGGATTTGCTGCCCAGCGATGTAACCGGCGTCTCCGTCTTCAACCAAAAGACGCGCCAGTTCGAATTCCGCCCCGGCCCCGTTCTTTCACAAATTGTGCTCACCGACGAGATCAATCGCGCCACGCCCAAGACCCAATCGGCGTTGCTGGAGGCGATGGAAGAACGACAGGTCACGGTGGATGGCGTGACCTATCCCACGCCCAGGCCATTCCTGGTCATCGCCACTCAGAACCCCATCGAGTACGAGGGGACCTTTCCCTTGCCAGAAGCGCAACTCGACCGCTTCCTGATGCGCGTGAGCCTGGGACATCCTGCTCCATCCGACGAAATCACTATCCTGGAAGCACAGCAATACCAACATCCGATTGAGAATATCGATCAGGTCATCACGGCGGAAGAGTTGCTGCAGGCACAGGAAGAGGTAAAAGAAGTGTATGTGGACTCTCTGGTAAAGGAGTACATTGTTGAGCTAGTCAATGCCAGCCGCAAGCACCCCGATGTCTACCTCGGCGCCAGCCCCCGCGGCTCGCTAGCCCTGTTCAAGACCGCCCAAGCGAGAGCGGTGCTGGAAGGACGAGACTATGCTACTCCGGATGACATCAAGGCTCTTGCGGAGCCAACGCTTGCTCACCGCTTGATCATCAGCCCAGCAGCACGCATCAAGAATGTAGACCAGCGTTCCATCGTGGATGAACTCTTGCATTCCGTCCCAGTGCCAGGAGCCAGGGTGCGCGCCCGTGCTTCTAGTCCCGCAGAGAAGGCGTCTTGATGTGGCATAGGGAAGGAACAGGTGAGACGTAATTGGGTTATTATATTCATCCTGCTCGTCGTAGCCGTTGTTGAGGCACTGGCTACTGCACGGCAGATTTTCTTCAACCTAACCTACCTGCTTGCCGCAGTGCTGGGAGTATCTTACTTCTGGTCATGGGCCAACTTGCACAACCTCCACATCGTGCGCCATACCCATGCGCTGCGTAGCCAAGTCGGCCAGGCAATCGAAGAACGCTTCCTCGTACATAACAAGAGCATCTTACCCAAACTGTGGGTTGAAGTACGTGACCGTTCCAACCTGCCAGGCCACCGCGCCAGTTGGGTCGTTAATGCGCTTGCCGCGCATCACACACGCGGTTGGGCAGTGCGTACGATATGCCGCCAGCGAGGGCGATTCACTCTGGGTCCAATCACCCTAATCAGCAGCGACCCTTTTGGACTGTTTGAGCACCGCAAGCACATCCCTACCACATCCGCTGTTGTCGTCTACCCCCTAACGGTGGACCTGCCTCACTTCGCCTTGCCTAGCGGTGAACTTCCTGGTGGGGGCGCTATGCGCCGGCGCACTCACTATATCACCACCAATGTGAGCAGCATTCGGGATTACTTCCCCGGCGATAGTTTCAACCGCATTCACTGGCCATCAACTGCGCGCACCGGGCGGTTGATGGTGAAGGAATTCGAACTGGACCCCACCGGTGATGTGTGGCTATTCCTGGACATGCAGGGAGCAGCCCAGGCCGACCGCTTGGCAGAGAAAGAGGCTGAAGAACTGCCCCCGCTCTGGCCTAGCCGCCCGACCTTGCTGCCCTCCACCGAGGAATATGCGGTGAGCATAGCGGCTTCGTTGGCCAAGCACTTCCTGGCACGCAACAGGGCAGTAGGTCTCATTGCCTACAGCCAGAGGCGCGAAGCGCTGGCACCTGACCGTGGTGAGCGCCAGTTGACCAAAATCATGGAAACGCTAGCCGTGATACGTGCTTTTGGCACGATACCCATGGCGCAAATCATCGCCGCCGAAGGCAAAGGGCTAGGACGCAATACCTTTGTGATCGTGATTACCCCCTCTGACGACACCAAGTGGGTAGATAGCCTGCGCGACTTGCGCCGAAGCGGCATTCACGGCATGGGCATAGTGCTGGATACAGCCACCTTTGGTCGCCCGAGCAACGTGCATGCAGTGTGTGCTGCGCTGCAGCAAAACGGCATTCCTAGTTATCTGGTGCACGAAGGCGAATCCCTCGCCGCCATCTTGAGCAGCCCAAGCAGCATCTGAAATGGACTGGACTCGTATTTGACTGTGGGTTATAGATGAATGAACTGAGATTGTAAGGAGCCTACTAATGTGGACCTTTCTGGTCTATGCATTACCGCTGGGCATTATTGCAATAGCCAACTTGGGCGTACGCCACCGGGCTTGGCGCTGGCTGACCCACATTGGTTTGTGTCTGCTCAATGCTCTAGCCATTTTCGCTGGGCTGCTTCTGCTGCGTGCGACCCATCCAATGCCCCCCATGTTGGAAGGCATGAATCTCGGCACTCTGGGACTGGCCTTCATT
This genomic window from Chloroflexota bacterium contains:
- a CDS encoding DUF58 domain-containing protein, producing the protein MRRNWVIIFILLVVAVVEALATARQIFFNLTYLLAAVLGVSYFWSWANLHNLHIVRHTHALRSQVGQAIEERFLVHNKSILPKLWVEVRDRSNLPGHRASWVVNALAAHHTRGWAVRTICRQRGRFTLGPITLISSDPFGLFEHRKHIPTTSAVVVYPLTVDLPHFALPSGELPGGGAMRRRTHYITTNVSSIRDYFPGDSFNRIHWPSTARTGRLMVKEFELDPTGDVWLFLDMQGAAQADRLAEKEAEELPPLWPSRPTLLPSTEEYAVSIAASLAKHFLARNRAVGLIAYSQRREALAPDRGERQLTKIMETLAVIRAFGTIPMAQIIAAEGKGLGRNTFVIVITPSDDTKWVDSLRDLRRSGIHGMGIVLDTATFGRPSNVHAVCAALQQNGIPSYLVHEGESLAAILSSPSSI
- a CDS encoding MoxR family ATPase, with product MNQAQATAQKVVDNVEKVIVGKHEVIELTVICLLCQGHLLIEDVPGVGKTMLAKAIAKSIGCTFKRIQFTPDLLPSDVTGVSVFNQKTRQFEFRPGPVLSQIVLTDEINRATPKTQSALLEAMEERQVTVDGVTYPTPRPFLVIATQNPIEYEGTFPLPEAQLDRFLMRVSLGHPAPSDEITILEAQQYQHPIENIDQVITAEELLQAQEEVKEVYVDSLVKEYIVELVNASRKHPDVYLGASPRGSLALFKTAQARAVLEGRDYATPDDIKALAEPTLAHRLIISPAARIKNVDQRSIVDELLHSVPVPGARVRARASSPAEKAS
- a CDS encoding acyl-CoA thioesterase yields the protein MPLPPKRMRDSQTVISHLMQLTDANPVGNVHGGVIMRLVDEVAGIAAARHVGRPVVTVAIDSMSFYSPIYVGNLVTVKASLNYVGRTSMEVGVRVEAEDVLTGQITHTNSAYLVYVALDENGQPVEVPPLIAETSEEERWMMEGKRRQEERLRRRHAEEAQQV